GATCGAGATGAAGGGCGGCACCACCTTCCACTTCATCGACGCCAGCCCGGCGCAGGCGCTCGCGGCGGCCAAGGAGGCCGCGGGTGGCCTCGACGTCCGCATCGGCGGCGGCCCGGCCACCGTCCGCCAGTTCCTCGCCGCTGGCCTGATCGACCACATGCACATCGCGCTCGTGCCGATCCTCCTCGGCCGCGGGGAGTCTCTGTGGGACGGACTGGAGGGCCTGGAGGAGCGCTTCGCCATCGAGTCGGTGAGTTCCCCCAGCGGCGTCACCCACGTCACGTTCACCCGTCGTTAGCCGCGCTTAGGCCTGCCTCCTCGAACAGGCGCGAGGTCTGGGGCGCTCCATCTGGCGCGCGGCGTTTCGTGACGGTCGTGGCGGTGGCGGTGTCAGCCAGGGCTCCGGCGAGCCCGCTGACCTGCTGCCGGATCTCGACCGCGCGGGCGTGCCGGGCCGCGGGCGTGAGCGGCGGC
This DNA window, taken from Candidatus Dormiibacterota bacterium, encodes the following:
- a CDS encoding dihydrofolate reductase family protein; this translates as IEMKGGTTFHFIDASPAQALAAAKEAAGGLDVRIGGGPATVRQFLAAGLIDHMHIALVPILLGRGESLWDGLEGLEERFAIESVSSPSGVTHVTFTRR